The following are encoded in a window of Oncorhynchus mykiss isolate Arlee chromosome Y, USDA_OmykA_1.1, whole genome shotgun sequence genomic DNA:
- the LOC110509991 gene encoding FERM domain-containing protein 8 isoform X2 gives MEGDECGRFPPEPSEGKSQRGSVASSVTRAQDVLVYLVGDSAVHLCVEGVGCVSVQELGHSVREALHIPDSAMDVFAFWLCSPLLELQLKPKHQPYKLCRQWQDLLYRFTEASEEDISQDEPSLQYRRNVFYPKSKELQIEDEGVLRLLYDEARVNILAGRFPCDPETWMGLGALSFALELGIGLDDQKATAALREKKLISFLPVHVSGGGGGLFSTLRGKGGRQAGLELNLLEEYRKISTSGSTPLEPTQHLRQYLSSCHSLPYYGCAFFSGEIDKPAQGILYRAGRKAVNVGISLEGVYVMDVKEKHVLLGLRFSELSWDHSYPEGEGDSHILWLEFDGEEAGTPVNKLLKIYSKQAELMSGLIEFCVELRSAAEGGTTTETDGAVGPSHQPAGQAGGSGEGNGRRGKLRRQNSVVCSRVHTLNTISYVDNDGIDLL, from the exons ATGGAAGGAGATGAGTGTGGGAGGTTTCCTCCAGAACCATCGGAGGGTAAATCACAGAGGGGAAGTGTGGCCTCCTCAGTCACCCGCG CTCAAGATGTGCTTGTGTACCTGGTGGGTGACAGTGCTGTACACTTGTGTGTGGAAGGGGTTGGCTGTGTGAGTGTCCAGGAGCTAGGCCACAGTGTCAGGGAGGCTCTCCACATTCCTGATTCGGCGATGGATGTCTTTGCCTTctggctctgctctcctctgctcg aACTGCAGTTAAAGCCGAAGCATCAGCCTTACAAACTGTGCCGCCAGTGGCAGGACCTTCTGTATCGCTTCACTGAGGCCTCGGAGGAGGACATATCTCAAG ATGAGCCGAGCCTGCAGTACAGAAGGAATGTGTTTTATCCCAAGTCTAAAGAGCTGCAG ATTGAAGACGAGGGGGTGTTGAGACTCCTTTATGATGAGGCACGGGTTAACATCCTCGCGGGCCGCTTCCCCTGTGACCCTGAGACTTGGATGGGTTTGGGCGCACTGTCTTTTGCTCTGGAGCTGGGAATTGGTCTGGATGACCAGAAAGCCACTGCTGCTTTAAG GGAGAAGAAGCTGATATCCTTCCTGCCTGTACATGTTTCAGGGGGAGGTGGGGGGCTGTTCTCTACCCTGAGGGGGAAAGGGGGCCGTCAGGCAGGGCTAGAGCTTAACCTGTTGGAGGAATATCGCAAGATCAGCACCTCAGGCAGCACCCCCCTGGAGCCCACTCAGCATCTACGCCAGTAcctcagctcatgccactctctGCCTTACTACGG GTGTGCTTTTTTCTCGGGGGAGATTGACAAGCCAGCCCAGGGTATTCTTTATAGAGCAGGACGGAAAGCTGTCAATGTGGGGATCAGTCTGGAGGGGGTGTATGTAATGGACGTCAAAGAGAAG CACGTGCTCCTGGGCCTGCGCTTCAGTGAGCTGTCTTGGGACCACAGCTACCCTGAAGGGGAGGGTGACTCACACATCCTGTGGCTCGAATTTGATGGGGAGGAGGCTGGCACCCCTGTCAACAAGTTACTGAAGATCTACTCAAAACAA GCAGAGCTTATGAGCGGCCTTATCGAGTTCTGTGTGGAGCTACGTTCTGCAGCCGAAGGCGGGACGACCACGGAAACAGACGGCGCTGTCGGTCCATCCCATCAGCCTGCTGGACAGGCGGGGGGCAGTGGCGAAGGGAACGGTCGCCGTGGCAAACTGCGTAGGCAGAACAGTGTGGTCTGCAGTCGGGTCCATACACTGAACACCATCAGCTATGTGGACAATG ATGGAATTGATCTACTATGA
- the LOC110509991 gene encoding FERM domain-containing protein 8 isoform X1: MEGDECGRFPPEPSEGKSQRGSVASSVTRAQDVLVYLVGDSAVHLCVEGVGCVSVQELGHSVREALHIPDSAMDVFAFWLCSPLLELQLKPKHQPYKLCRQWQDLLYRFTEASEEDISQDEPSLQYRRNVFYPKSKELQIEDEGVLRLLYDEARVNILAGRFPCDPETWMGLGALSFALELGIGLDDQKATAALREKKLISFLPVHVSGGGGGLFSTLRGKGGRQAGLELNLLEEYRKISTSGSTPLEPTQHLRQYLSSCHSLPYYGCAFFSGEIDKPAQGILYRAGRKAVNVGISLEGVYVMDVKEKHVLLGLRFSELSWDHSYPEGEGDSHILWLEFDGEEAGTPVNKLLKIYSKQAELMSGLIEFCVELRSAAEGGTTTETDGAVGPSHQPAGQAGGSGEGNGRRGKLRRQNSVVCSRVHTLNTISYVDNGKEIKRLKPKRAASFFTRQAQPPTYSAVQVQESLEQR, from the exons ATGGAAGGAGATGAGTGTGGGAGGTTTCCTCCAGAACCATCGGAGGGTAAATCACAGAGGGGAAGTGTGGCCTCCTCAGTCACCCGCG CTCAAGATGTGCTTGTGTACCTGGTGGGTGACAGTGCTGTACACTTGTGTGTGGAAGGGGTTGGCTGTGTGAGTGTCCAGGAGCTAGGCCACAGTGTCAGGGAGGCTCTCCACATTCCTGATTCGGCGATGGATGTCTTTGCCTTctggctctgctctcctctgctcg aACTGCAGTTAAAGCCGAAGCATCAGCCTTACAAACTGTGCCGCCAGTGGCAGGACCTTCTGTATCGCTTCACTGAGGCCTCGGAGGAGGACATATCTCAAG ATGAGCCGAGCCTGCAGTACAGAAGGAATGTGTTTTATCCCAAGTCTAAAGAGCTGCAG ATTGAAGACGAGGGGGTGTTGAGACTCCTTTATGATGAGGCACGGGTTAACATCCTCGCGGGCCGCTTCCCCTGTGACCCTGAGACTTGGATGGGTTTGGGCGCACTGTCTTTTGCTCTGGAGCTGGGAATTGGTCTGGATGACCAGAAAGCCACTGCTGCTTTAAG GGAGAAGAAGCTGATATCCTTCCTGCCTGTACATGTTTCAGGGGGAGGTGGGGGGCTGTTCTCTACCCTGAGGGGGAAAGGGGGCCGTCAGGCAGGGCTAGAGCTTAACCTGTTGGAGGAATATCGCAAGATCAGCACCTCAGGCAGCACCCCCCTGGAGCCCACTCAGCATCTACGCCAGTAcctcagctcatgccactctctGCCTTACTACGG GTGTGCTTTTTTCTCGGGGGAGATTGACAAGCCAGCCCAGGGTATTCTTTATAGAGCAGGACGGAAAGCTGTCAATGTGGGGATCAGTCTGGAGGGGGTGTATGTAATGGACGTCAAAGAGAAG CACGTGCTCCTGGGCCTGCGCTTCAGTGAGCTGTCTTGGGACCACAGCTACCCTGAAGGGGAGGGTGACTCACACATCCTGTGGCTCGAATTTGATGGGGAGGAGGCTGGCACCCCTGTCAACAAGTTACTGAAGATCTACTCAAAACAA GCAGAGCTTATGAGCGGCCTTATCGAGTTCTGTGTGGAGCTACGTTCTGCAGCCGAAGGCGGGACGACCACGGAAACAGACGGCGCTGTCGGTCCATCCCATCAGCCTGCTGGACAGGCGGGGGGCAGTGGCGAAGGGAACGGTCGCCGTGGCAAACTGCGTAGGCAGAACAGTGTGGTCTGCAGTCGGGTCCATACACTGAACACCATCAGCTATGTGGACAATG GTAAAGAAATCAAACGTCTGAAACCAAAGCGGGCTGCTTCCTTCTTCACCAGGCAGGCACAGCCACCAACATATTCCGCAGTACAAGTGCAAGAGAGTTTGGAGCAACGGTGA
- the LOC110509989 gene encoding vacuolar protein sorting-associated protein 51 homolog produces the protein MDGDINATAPGTTPPDSDPARKRRVHGMLKLYYGLNEEGKTVDQAESMDPCDINGPHFDPEVYLNKLRRECSLGELMDQETCMVKQIRSLDSDMQTLVYENYNKFISATDTIRKMKNDFKKMEDEMDCLSTNMASITDFSARISGTLQDQHAQITKLSGVHTLLRKLQFLFELPARLNKCLELQAYAQAVSSHRRARCVLQQYSHMPSFRGIQDDCHAIMDKLAQELRQKFRDGGSSAKDLSECVELLLQLDEPAEELCDKFLSHAQSRLEADLLGLEAELRPPLSSGPTAVTDPYTGPARRLSVEPTAGSPTGPSSLNNPFLSPSSRTDILEFIDRGCNEFVSSLCLVIASYQELFVNRPQEGELASKNIPQMAIGKLHAFVDALATRYFSLVERRIQEEKSVGDNSLLVRALDRFHRRLQAVAKLLPGSAVPSQGTEIVVRAARERIKQYLAALQSFYLNSLTDVRQALAAPRLGGSSAGGGSHLGGSATGKDAPASLPELLSTLSASILNQIKSVLASVHLFTAKDITFSNKPYFKGEFCSHGVRESLVVNFIMFVCQSSRQFCESAGDRGGSTPPALLLLLSRLCLDYETSTITYILTLTDEQFLVQHHSPVTAVTALCGEAREAAQKLLNHYVKVQGLIISQMLRKSVETRDWVNTIEPRNVRAVMKRVVEDTTSIDVQVGLLYEEGVRKAHSSDSSKRTFSVYSSSRQQTRYAPSYTPSAPMDTNLLSNIHKLFSERVEIFSPVEFNKVSVLTGIIKISLKTFLECVRLRTFGRYGLQQIQVDCHYLQMYLWRFVSDENLVHFLLDEIVGSTAHRCLDPAPMEQSVIEVICERG, from the exons ATGGACGGGGATATTAATGCTACGGCTCCGGGCACCACCCCACCTGACTCCGACCCAGCGCGGAAGCGCAGAGTGCACGGTATGTTGAAGCTCTACTACGGGCTGAACGAGGAAGGAAAGACCGTGGATCAAGCTGAGTCCATGGATCCTTGCGATATCAACGGGCCGCATTTCGATCCTGAGGTTTATCTCAATAAG CTCAGGAGAGAATGTTCCCTTGGAGAGCTGATGGACCAGGAGACCTGCATGGTCAAGCAGATCCGCTCCTTGGACAGTGACATGCAGACATTGGTGTATGAGAACTACAACAAGTTCATCTCTGCCACAG ACACAATCAGAAAAATGAAGAATGATTTTAAGAAGATGGAGGATGAAATGGACTGTCTCTCTACCAACATGGCTTCTATCACAGATTTCAGTGCACGCATCAGTGGGACTCTTCAGGACCAGCATGCACAGATCACCAAACTGTCAG GAGTCCACACTCTCCTGAGGAAGCTGCAGTTCCTGTTTGAGCTGCCTGCCAGGCTGAATAAGTGCCTGGAGCTGCAGGCCTATGCCCAGGCAGTGAGCTCCCATCGTCGTGCCCGCTGCGTGCTGCAGCAGTACAGCCACATGCCCTCCTTCAGGGGCATCCAGGATGACTGTCATGCCATCATGGACAAGTTGGCACAGGAGCTTAGGCAGAAATTCAG AGATGGAGGTTCGAGTGCGAAGGACCTTTCAGAGTGTGTGGAGCTTCTGCTGCAGCTGGATGAGCCGGCAGAGGAACTCTGTGACAAGTTCCTGAGTCACGCCCAGTCACGATTGGAAGCAGACCTCCTAGGACTGGAAGCGGAGCTGAGACCACCATTGTCCTCTGGACCCACAGCAGTGACAGATCCCTACACTGGCCCCGCCCGCAGATTGTCAGTTGAACCCACTGCTGGATCTCCCACtggcccctcctctctaaacaatcccttcctctctcccagcTCAAGGACTGATATTTTGGAATTCATAGACAGAGGTTGCAATGAATTCGTCAGCAGCCTTTGCTTGGTCATTGCCTCGTACCAAGAGTTGTTTGTCAACCGTCCGCAAGAGGGTGAGCTGGCCTCCAAAAACATCCCCCAGATGGCTATTGGCAAGCTGCATGCTTTTGTGGATGCACTGGCCACCCGCTACTTCTCCCTGGTTGAGAGGAGGATACAGGAGGAGAAAAGTGTTGGAGACAACTCTCTCCTGGTCCGGGCTCTGGATCGTTTCCACCGCAGGCTGCAAGCCGTGGCCAAACTGCTGCCTGGGTCTGCTGTGCCCAGCCAGGGGACTGAGATCGTAGTGCGAGCAGCCAGGGAGAGGATCAAGCAGTACCTGGCAGCCCTGCAGAGCTTCTACCTGAACAGCCTGACAGACGTGAGGCAGGCCCTAGCAGCCCCTCGGCTGGGTGGAAGCTCTGCCGGAGGTGGGTCTCATCTAGGGGGGTCAGCCACTGGGAAAGATGCTCCGGCCAGCTTGCCAGAGCTCCTCTCCACTCTGTCTGCCTCCATTCTCAATCAGATTAAGTCAGTCCTGGCATCCGTGCACCTTTTTACTGCAAAGGACATCACCTTCTCCAACAAGCCTTACTTCAAG gGGGAGTTTTGTAGCCACGGTGTGCGTGAGAGCCTGGTGGTTAACTTCATTATGTTTGTGTGCCAGTCCTCGCGTCAGTTCTGTGAGAGTGCAGGAGACCGGGGCGGCTCTACACCCCCTGCCCTCCTACTGCTGCTGTCACGCCTCTGCCTGGACTATGAAACCTCCACCATCACCTACATTCTCACCCTCACAGACGAACAGTTTCTTGTGCAG CATCACTCTCCTGTAACTGCAGTCACAGCTTTATGTGGAGAGGCCAGAGAGGCAGCACAGAAGCTACTGAACCATTATGTCAAG GTTCAGGGCCTGATCATATCCCAGATGCTGAGAAAGAGTGTGGAGACACGAGACTGGGTCAACACCATCGAGCCACGGAATGTCCGTGCTGTGATGAAGAGAGTGGTGGAGGACACCACCTCTATTGATGTGCAG GTGGGTCTTCTCTATGAGGAGGGGGTGAGGAAAGCCCACAGCAGTGACTCCAGCAAAAGGACCTTCTCCGTCTATAGCAGTTCGAGGCAGCAAACCCGCTACGCCCCTAGCTACACACCTAG TGCTCCTATGGATACCAATCTCCTGAGTAATATACATAAGCTCTTCTCTGAGCGGGTTGAAATATTCAGTCCTGTGGAGTTTAACAAG GTCTCTGTGTTGACGGGAATCATAAAGATCAGTCTGAAGACGTTCCTGGAGTGTGTCCGCCTGCGTACCTTTGGTCGTTATGGCCTGCAACAGATTCAGGTGGACTGCCACTACCTGCAGATGTACCTCTGGCGCTTCGTCTCCGATGAGAACCTGGTCCACTTCCTGCTCGATGAGATAGTGGGCAGCACTGCCCACCGCTGTCTGGACCCCGCTCCCATGGAGCAGAGCGTCATCGAGGTCATCTGTGAGAGAGGTTAA